One segment of Toxotes jaculatrix isolate fToxJac2 chromosome 8, fToxJac2.pri, whole genome shotgun sequence DNA contains the following:
- the LOC121185987 gene encoding neuronal pentraxin-1 → MEIMRNSQCLHLFLVPIVFSLLSLLLHPASASSGSDYDYGAHPRFVCTPIPVDVDPSCFPTAGPGVGGAGPSGAGHQSAPPAGWWGASEEAKVTILHLRESLVQQKETILDQRETIRELTAKLTLCEGLGRGMTPHDEHHGTASYSHHTGVASHHPYTDSGHHDNQQGHHGNSNLIPDSPHHPSVGGQRSDGGHSSNNQGKDKHVTPGDITSSPEQMERMLQALKERLDNLQQKRNTSITYSSSLKELLQRKISALEQQLHHRTSSLNSPEHHDDDSSHRDDGDHHDDYSHIDRHPNDHKDDHNDGHDDSGNHTDHHDDSHNDDHHDANGNHDDHHADDDDDDEEEEDDDHHSNEADSHSYLPHTGYRTPGPRAGFHSNKLETMLNQLHLAGSSRKKSKSPDAFQISFPMRTNYMYGRVKRTLLQEIFALTLCLWMKAGVGPGLGTPFSYSAPGQANELVLIEWGNNPIELLVDDKAVTLPLSLSDGKWHHVCVTWSTRDGQWEAYQDGVQRGSGINLSPWHPIKPGGVFILGQEQDTLGGRFDATQSFVGEMSDLHMWSHVLSASDIYSLASCGSHLRGDVIAWSDTELELHGGVARYSFDPCH, encoded by the exons ATGGAGATCATGAGGAACTCTCAGTGTCTCCACCTGTTCCTTGTTCCCATTGTGTTTTCCCtactttcactcctcctccaccctgccTCTGCCAGCTCAGGGTCTGACTATGACTACGGAGCCCACCCACGCTTTGTTTGCACCCCTATTCCTGTGGACGTTGACCCTTCCTGCTTCCCTACAGCAGGGCCAGGCGTAGGAGGAGCAGGGCCCAGTGGAGCAGGCCATCAAAGTGCACCTCCTGCTGGCTGGTGGGGGGCGAGTGAGGAGGCCAAAGTCACCATCCTGCACCTCAGGGAGAGCCTTGTCCAACAGAAAGAGACCATCCTGGACCAGCGGGAGACCATTAGAGAGCTTACAGCCAAGCTCACCCTGTGCGAGGGCTTGGGTCGGGGCATGACGCCTCACGACGAGCACCACGGCACAGCCTCGTACTCCCATCACACAGGAGTGGCCAGTCATCACCCGTACACTGACAGTGGGCACCATGACAACCAGCAGggtcaccatggaaacagcaACCTCATACCAGACTCACCACACCACCCCTCTGTGGGGGGGCAACGATCGGATGGAGGtcacagcagcaacaaccaGGGGAAGGATAAACATGTGACACCAGGGGACATCACATCATCACCAGAGCAGATGGAGAGGATGCTGCAGGCGCTGAAGGAGAGGCTGGACAACCTGCAG cagaagaggaacacatCCATCACCTACTCCAGCTctctgaaggagctgctgcagaggaagatcAGCgccctggagcagcagctgcaccatCGCACTTCCAGCCTCAACAGCCCTGAGCATCACGATGACGACAGCAGTCACAGAGATGATGGAGACCATCATGATGACTACAGTCACATTGACAGACACCCAAATGACCACAAGGATGACCACAACGACGGTCACGACGACAGCGGGAACCACACCGATCACCATGACGACAGCCACAATGATGACCATCATGATGCAAACGGTAACCATGACGACCACCacgctgatgatgatgatgatgacgaggaggaggaggatgatgatcaTCACAGTAATGAAGCAGACAGCCACAGTTACCTTCCACACACAGGATACAGAACACCAGGCCCCCGAGCTGGTTTCCACTCAAATAAACTGGAAACGATGCTCAACCAGCTGCACCTCGCAG GTTCCAGCAGGAAGAAATCAAAGAGCCCTGATGCCTTTCAGATCAGCTTCCCCATGAGAACCAACTACATGTATGGGCGGGTGAAGAGGACTCTGCTGCAGGAGATCTTCGCTCTGACTTTGTGTCTTTGGATGAAAGCGGGCGTGGGACCCGGCCTGGGGACGCCCTTCTCTTACTCCGCCCCTGGACAGGCCAATGAACTGGTGCTCATTGAGTGGGGGAACAATCCCATAGAGCTGCTGGTCGATGACAAG GCGGTGACATTGCCCTTGTCTCTGAGTGATGGAAAGTGGCACCATGTGTGCGTGACCTGGTCAACACGGGACGGACAGTGGGAGGCCTACCAGGATGGAGTGCAGAGAGGATCTGGGATTAACCTCTCTCCCTGGCACCCCATCAAACCTGGAGGAGTCTTCATCCTGGGACAGGAGCAg GACACTCTCGGAGGCCGGTTTGATGCCACTCAGTCATTTGTGGGTGAGATGTCGGACCTCCACATGTGGTCGCACGTCCTGAGCGCCAGTGACATCTACAGCCTGGCCTCCTGCGGCAGCCACCTTAGAGGAGATGTCATTgcgtggtctgatacagagctgGAGCTTCATGGAGGCGTTGCCAGATACTCCTTTGACCCCTGCCACTGA